The following coding sequences lie in one Marinobacter sp. ANT_B65 genomic window:
- a CDS encoding type VI secretion system Vgr family protein: MGKEKQHHFLQIHSSLGKDALVLERLKVREGMSRLFEVRVGFTANQRIADMKKHIGEGVTVTLKVGSKDGGGEKHFHGHFLSMWELGKPLHNSDGQRYEAIIVPKAWSAANRTNCRIFQDKTVKKIVETILGEHGVAFSWKLKKGLYTYRYCVQYNETDWDFVCRLLAHEGLCFHFEHSSGSHTMVITDHEKAWSKAVEGSVVFCSRPTGVAHISSWYAGFKATANSIIEHGFDFETPKQKVKATSSEQVPGGPFGSRELFGYFGEDRPIKDGANLAALHLKGIAQESESYRAVSDYRSFGVGLTFSFKEHEDEIPPHNEFVITEVAIEASVPLNADNQPSMGNFFYTNSFRCIPTKAPYVPRKLPKPMVPGLQTATVTCAPGEEIYVDEHGRIKVQFHWDREGQYDQKSSCWIRVAQSWAGENWGAQFIPREGQEVLVEFLSGDPDLPLITGSVYNGKNKMPYEPLSKKNISGLKSRSTTKGSGANYNEISFDDTIGKELLLMHAEKDHTLTVEHDQTDEVENDRTTTIGNDDTLIVKNDQTDDIKNDRTTTVGNNDTLAVKNNQTVDITGAQATTAGKTITIDAGQSITLKTGAASLTMEASGAISIKGTSISVEGVTIDMKAAKISLN; the protein is encoded by the coding sequence ATGGGCAAGGAAAAGCAGCATCATTTTCTTCAGATTCACAGCTCTCTCGGTAAAGACGCTCTGGTATTGGAGCGGCTGAAAGTGCGCGAAGGCATGTCACGCCTGTTTGAGGTGCGGGTCGGGTTCACCGCTAATCAACGGATTGCTGATATGAAGAAGCATATTGGCGAGGGGGTAACAGTCACCCTGAAGGTCGGGTCAAAAGATGGCGGTGGTGAAAAGCACTTCCATGGTCACTTTCTCAGTATGTGGGAGCTGGGGAAGCCTCTGCACAACAGTGATGGTCAGCGTTACGAAGCCATTATCGTACCTAAGGCCTGGTCTGCAGCCAATCGCACCAACTGCCGGATCTTCCAGGATAAAACCGTTAAGAAAATTGTTGAGACAATCCTCGGGGAGCATGGGGTCGCATTCAGCTGGAAGCTGAAAAAAGGGCTTTATACCTACCGTTATTGCGTTCAGTACAATGAAACCGACTGGGACTTTGTTTGCCGGTTACTGGCTCACGAAGGTCTGTGCTTCCATTTTGAGCATTCCAGTGGCTCTCACACTATGGTCATTACTGATCATGAAAAGGCCTGGTCAAAGGCTGTTGAGGGTTCTGTCGTATTCTGTTCCAGACCAACGGGTGTGGCGCATATTTCCAGCTGGTACGCCGGTTTTAAGGCGACAGCAAATTCCATCATCGAGCATGGTTTCGATTTCGAAACCCCCAAACAGAAGGTCAAGGCTACCAGTAGTGAACAGGTACCCGGGGGACCATTTGGCTCCCGTGAGTTGTTTGGATATTTCGGTGAAGATCGACCTATCAAGGATGGCGCCAACCTTGCCGCCCTGCACCTGAAAGGCATTGCTCAGGAATCCGAGAGTTATCGGGCTGTATCCGATTATCGCTCTTTTGGGGTTGGCCTGACATTCTCCTTTAAAGAGCATGAAGACGAGATTCCGCCGCACAATGAATTTGTGATCACAGAAGTGGCGATTGAAGCTTCGGTGCCGCTGAACGCGGACAATCAGCCCTCTATGGGCAACTTTTTTTACACCAATAGCTTCCGGTGCATACCAACAAAAGCACCTTATGTGCCCCGAAAACTGCCTAAGCCAATGGTTCCCGGCTTGCAAACGGCAACCGTTACCTGTGCCCCAGGTGAAGAAATCTACGTGGATGAACACGGCCGCATCAAAGTCCAGTTTCATTGGGATCGCGAGGGCCAGTACGATCAGAAAAGTTCCTGCTGGATTCGAGTGGCTCAATCCTGGGCAGGCGAGAATTGGGGTGCACAGTTTATCCCCCGGGAAGGCCAGGAGGTGCTCGTTGAGTTCCTCAGTGGTGATCCGGACCTGCCGCTGATTACCGGCTCTGTTTATAACGGCAAAAACAAAATGCCGTATGAACCCTTATCCAAAAAGAATATTTCAGGCCTTAAAAGCCGGTCTACCACCAAAGGCAGCGGTGCCAACTACAACGAAATCAGTTTCGACGACACCATCGGCAAAGAACTCTTGCTGATGCACGCCGAAAAAGATCACACGTTGACGGTTGAACACGACCAGACGGATGAGGTTGAGAACGACCGCACCACAACAATCGGTAATGATGACACGCTGATCGTCAAGAACGACCAGACGGATGACATCAAAAATGACCGGACCACGACGGTTGGAAACAACGACACCCTGGCGGTCAAAAACAACCAGACGGTGGATATCACAGGTGCTCAGGCTACCACTGCGGGGAAAACCATAACGATTGATGCCGGCCAGAGTATTACCCTGAAAACGGGTGCGGCAAGCCTGACGATGGAGGCCTCTGGCGCAATATCCATCAAGGGGACCAGCATCAGCGTAGAAGGTGTCACTATTGATATGAAAGCCGCGAAGATAAGCCTTAACTAA
- a CDS encoding Hcp family type VI secretion system effector, with amino-acid sequence MQANTYLDYEGIKGETTAEQFKDMITVLTMDFNIHREISSYTGTAMDREASATRLGDITFTKLQDNASTDLFKEATVGKGKKATFYVTKQGDAVEEIMKIELTDAMISNYSVSVSGDRPVESITVSYTEMMMTVTPTDDKNSITGPKVYGYSGVKGQQF; translated from the coding sequence ATGCAAGCGAATACCTACCTGGATTACGAAGGTATTAAGGGTGAAACCACTGCAGAACAGTTCAAGGATATGATCACTGTTCTGACCATGGACTTTAACATTCACCGGGAGATTTCTTCTTACACCGGTACCGCTATGGACCGTGAAGCTTCTGCGACCCGCCTTGGCGATATTACATTCACTAAGCTGCAGGACAATGCTTCTACGGATCTGTTCAAGGAAGCTACAGTTGGTAAAGGTAAAAAAGCGACCTTCTACGTGACCAAGCAGGGTGACGCAGTTGAAGAAATCATGAAGATCGAACTGACCGACGCCATGATCTCCAACTACTCTGTCTCTGTTTCCGGTGATCGTCCGGTTGAGTCCATCACTGTTTCCTACACCGAAATGATGATGACTGTTACTCCGACTGATGACAAAAACAGCATCACTGGGCCGAAAGTATACGGCTACAGCGGTGTTAAAGGTCAGCAGTTCTGA
- the tssH gene encoding type VI secretion system ATPase TssH, with product MTLKSLVEKLNDAGKESLETAVGLCFQRTHHTVEPEHLLKSMIRNEDPDLTGVLRYFNLDTARLDAQLDSGLETFRTGSGATPSLAPRLVDLFRQCWLDTSIEFDEPEMRGATMLYSMLSDSSMAALVTRHASELNGIDPARLLAEWPGIRATLAQEVATSPQPAKARAGKEQHLAKYTIDLTAQANAGELDPVIGRDDEIRQVIDILTRRRQNNPILTGEAGVGKTAVVEGLARRIAEGNVPDVLKPARLLTLDLALLQAGAGVKGEFENRLKGVIEEVKSSEQPIILFIDEAHNMVGAGGQAGQNDAANLLKPALARGELRTIAATTWAEYRKFFEKDAALTRRFQVVKVDEPDEATAIQILRGLVPTLEAHHGVAIADDALKTAVVLTTRFLASRQLPDKAVALLDTACARVAMSQASVPASVERARAEVTGLEQELALLSRESRLGVDHGERQDTLQTRLHVAGESLAQLEGEWADEKALVQEAAAISKALLEDETHEGKQRLNEIRDSLGEREQVMVHWQVDTQLVSEVLSDWTGIPFGRMQSDEVAGILNLASTLKTRVTGQDHALDDIARTIQVARAELADEKKPLGVFLLVGPSGVGKTETAMALAEQVYGSESNMTVINMSEFKEEHKVSQLVGSPPGYVGYGEGGVLTEAVRRKPYSVILLDEMEKAHPGVQDIFYQVFDKGSLRDGEGRDVDFRNTVMLMTSNAASEHISDLYVDELTAPEPEALKDAIWNDLLAIFKPAFLGRTVVLPYRPLGDEQLRTITRMQLERVCKRVQTQHGITLEYSDGVIERIAGSGHQASTGARNIQQVIQREILTRLSDVLLNAIANDKPLKELRITFDDNQFNIGS from the coding sequence ATGACACTCAAATCCCTAGTCGAGAAACTCAATGACGCGGGAAAGGAATCTCTGGAAACGGCCGTAGGTCTTTGCTTCCAGCGGACACACCATACGGTTGAACCCGAGCATCTGCTTAAGAGCATGATCCGCAATGAAGACCCGGATCTTACAGGCGTACTGCGGTACTTCAACCTGGACACCGCGCGTCTGGACGCTCAGCTTGATAGTGGGCTGGAGACTTTCAGGACTGGCAGTGGTGCAACACCCAGCCTCGCCCCCAGACTAGTAGACCTGTTCCGTCAGTGCTGGCTAGACACTTCGATCGAGTTCGATGAACCCGAGATGCGCGGTGCCACTATGCTGTACAGCATGTTGAGCGATTCTTCCATGGCGGCTTTGGTAACACGGCACGCAAGTGAACTTAACGGGATCGATCCTGCGCGTTTGCTTGCCGAATGGCCAGGTATTCGCGCAACGCTTGCGCAGGAGGTAGCTACTTCGCCGCAGCCGGCCAAAGCGCGGGCCGGGAAAGAACAGCATCTTGCCAAATACACCATCGACCTTACAGCTCAGGCAAACGCAGGGGAGCTGGATCCGGTCATTGGCCGGGACGATGAAATCCGCCAGGTGATTGATATTCTGACTCGTCGGCGTCAGAACAACCCGATACTTACGGGTGAGGCCGGAGTCGGCAAGACCGCGGTTGTTGAGGGGCTGGCACGGCGGATTGCCGAAGGTAATGTACCGGATGTGCTGAAGCCGGCACGCCTCTTAACCCTGGACCTTGCTTTATTGCAGGCTGGCGCAGGCGTAAAGGGGGAGTTCGAAAATCGCCTGAAGGGCGTTATCGAAGAAGTTAAAAGTTCCGAGCAACCGATCATTCTGTTCATTGATGAAGCTCATAACATGGTGGGCGCAGGTGGCCAGGCCGGACAGAATGATGCTGCCAATCTGCTCAAGCCAGCACTGGCACGCGGAGAATTGCGCACCATTGCCGCTACAACCTGGGCTGAGTATCGAAAGTTTTTTGAAAAGGATGCGGCGCTTACCCGCCGCTTCCAGGTCGTGAAGGTGGATGAGCCTGATGAGGCAACGGCTATTCAGATCCTTCGTGGGCTGGTACCAACGCTTGAAGCGCACCATGGGGTGGCGATTGCAGATGACGCGTTGAAAACAGCGGTAGTGCTTACAACCCGGTTTCTGGCGAGCCGCCAACTACCGGATAAAGCGGTAGCCTTGCTCGACACCGCGTGCGCCCGGGTGGCAATGAGTCAGGCGAGTGTGCCGGCTTCTGTGGAACGGGCAAGGGCAGAGGTAACGGGGCTGGAGCAGGAGTTGGCGCTGTTGTCCCGCGAATCCCGGCTAGGCGTTGATCATGGCGAACGGCAAGATACACTGCAAACCCGCCTCCATGTAGCCGGTGAATCTCTGGCTCAGCTGGAGGGTGAGTGGGCAGACGAAAAGGCCCTTGTTCAGGAGGCCGCTGCAATCAGCAAGGCTTTACTGGAAGACGAAACCCATGAGGGCAAGCAGCGCTTGAATGAAATACGGGACAGCCTTGGTGAGCGCGAGCAAGTCATGGTGCATTGGCAGGTGGATACGCAACTGGTATCTGAGGTGCTGTCTGACTGGACTGGTATCCCCTTTGGCCGGATGCAGTCCGATGAGGTTGCAGGGATATTGAATCTGGCTTCGACCCTCAAAACCAGAGTCACGGGCCAGGACCATGCTTTGGATGACATAGCACGCACCATTCAGGTTGCCCGGGCCGAGCTGGCTGATGAGAAGAAGCCCTTGGGCGTATTTCTGCTGGTTGGCCCCAGCGGTGTGGGTAAAACCGAGACCGCCATGGCATTGGCTGAACAGGTCTATGGTAGTGAATCCAACATGACTGTTATCAATATGTCGGAGTTCAAGGAAGAACATAAAGTGTCCCAGCTGGTTGGCTCGCCACCAGGCTACGTTGGGTATGGCGAAGGTGGTGTGCTGACTGAAGCCGTCCGCCGCAAACCCTATAGCGTGATCTTGCTTGATGAGATGGAAAAGGCTCACCCTGGCGTTCAGGACATTTTTTATCAGGTGTTTGATAAGGGTTCTTTGCGAGATGGTGAAGGGCGTGATGTCGATTTCCGGAATACAGTGATGCTGATGACATCAAACGCAGCCTCGGAACATATTTCTGATCTATATGTGGATGAGCTGACTGCGCCAGAGCCTGAAGCATTAAAGGATGCTATATGGAACGACCTGCTGGCTATCTTCAAGCCCGCCTTTTTGGGGCGAACGGTGGTATTGCCTTATCGGCCTCTGGGAGACGAGCAGTTGCGGACAATTACTCGAATGCAGCTGGAGAGAGTGTGCAAGCGGGTTCAGACACAGCATGGTATTACGCTTGAATATAGCGACGGAGTTATAGAGCGCATTGCAGGTAGCGGCCACCAGGCGAGTACCGGCGCCCGAAATATTCAGCAGGTTATTCAACGTGAGATACTGACAAGGCTTTCAGATGTGCTGCTTAATGCGATAGCAAATGACAAACCGCTGAAAGAGCTGCGAATAACGTTTGATGATAACCAGTTCAATATCGGTAGTTGA
- the tssG gene encoding type VI secretion system baseplate subunit TssG, producing MATSTTLFKAVWKAERQLINNQSGYHRVGHDGWPNKEVVRFRSSQNLGFAGQDLVRVETSREDDGTVLHEMMTDLMGLTGARGALPACFTERVLEQVRERSPATRDFLDLFNHRLISLFYRSWEKTQPSVHQERPEPDIFSRILQSLTGCEQNWQLYYGAAFARRARSASTLRSVLEDIVGMSVEVRTLRGEWAPLAREDQSVLPGMKQPEGQHATLGCAVLGSRVWMADKGLDVVFSPKSREQLVSVLPGGVYSKTVSQVAQQLVSGQMRVRYRLSARAAHLTHTVLGRHGRLGADSFIGARPESVKVVEVSFKPSQGKD from the coding sequence ATGGCAACTTCCACCACGTTGTTCAAGGCCGTCTGGAAAGCGGAGCGCCAGTTAATCAACAACCAGTCTGGCTACCATCGAGTTGGTCATGATGGGTGGCCAAACAAGGAGGTGGTCCGTTTCCGCTCCAGTCAGAACCTTGGGTTTGCAGGGCAGGATCTTGTCCGTGTCGAAACCAGCCGGGAGGACGATGGCACCGTTCTGCATGAAATGATGACAGATCTCATGGGTCTGACGGGAGCTCGGGGTGCATTGCCTGCTTGTTTTACAGAGCGGGTGCTTGAGCAGGTGAGAGAGAGATCTCCTGCTACCCGGGACTTTCTCGATCTGTTTAATCACCGACTGATTTCACTGTTTTATCGAAGCTGGGAGAAAACACAGCCATCGGTGCACCAGGAGCGGCCTGAACCCGATATTTTCTCACGAATTCTGCAATCCCTGACCGGTTGCGAACAGAACTGGCAATTGTACTACGGCGCAGCATTCGCGCGCCGCGCACGCTCTGCCAGTACGTTGCGCTCCGTTCTGGAAGACATAGTCGGTATGAGTGTGGAAGTGCGTACGCTAAGGGGGGAGTGGGCTCCTCTGGCCAGGGAGGATCAATCTGTCCTCCCTGGCATGAAGCAGCCTGAGGGCCAGCATGCCACGCTCGGCTGTGCTGTGCTGGGGAGCCGGGTATGGATGGCAGATAAAGGGCTGGATGTCGTTTTTAGCCCGAAGTCCCGGGAGCAGCTTGTCTCTGTTCTCCCCGGCGGCGTATATAGCAAGACCGTATCACAGGTAGCTCAACAACTGGTCAGTGGCCAGATGCGTGTTCGTTATCGTTTGTCAGCCCGCGCTGCTCACCTGACCCACACTGTGCTGGGGCGTCACGGTCGGCTTGGTGCTGATAGTTTTATTGGAGCCCGGCCCGAGTCAGTGAAAGTGGTCGAGGTCAGTTTCAAACCAAGCCAAGGAAAGGACTGA
- the tssF gene encoding type VI secretion system baseplate subunit TssF — MSDELLQYYNRELAYLRRQGAEFAKTYPKVAGNLRVSDESVEDPHVSRLLEGVAFMTAQIRRRLDNHFPELTDILMGNLFPDYLAPIPSMTVIQLKAGTSQTHCAALDKQQRYETTVEGLPPCEFRSPASQYLAPVEVVTAAFENAPFDAPRPLGSEGARSVIKLRLRSPLPFSEINLPSLRFYLHGQTHLSNELYDLIHRSGIGFAIAPTTDTRQLRFFSVQHINAPGFEADDALVPYSKRSFDGFRLLTEFFQFQEKFLFAEFTGLDGFWPEHEEVDLYVYLGEASGEQEKSFIPEHMRLWCVPAVNLFDEILEPVSNDDSNHEHRLISRFRGADTYEVVSVESASLVENENVREMAPFYGMGHPRWQSGLDVFWHLERREASWAGGQYEPGFETCLTLVDRRFNRRVLEDLPQGEILMVNAWCCNRNIPERLPFGGGEPRFRAIGEPLVEEAVALVPPTPTTRVDLSDGARWEFVQQLNLEHFTGSDALSRLKAVLRLHDVRHTPETEALIEGIEQVKTRRIAARVGKGVHSGICQGTEICITFSRSNYAGTSIYLFSAILDRFFAQFAQINTFTRVRIRLEGHHRDYYLWPARAGERELL, encoded by the coding sequence ATGAGTGATGAGCTCCTTCAGTACTACAACCGTGAACTTGCCTACCTGCGGCGGCAGGGAGCTGAGTTTGCCAAAACCTACCCCAAAGTGGCGGGTAATCTGCGTGTCAGTGATGAATCCGTAGAGGATCCTCATGTCTCACGGTTGCTGGAGGGGGTCGCATTTATGACCGCCCAGATCCGGCGGCGGCTGGATAACCATTTTCCGGAGCTGACGGATATCCTGATGGGGAATCTGTTCCCTGATTATCTGGCCCCGATTCCATCAATGACGGTGATCCAGCTAAAAGCCGGTACATCACAGACTCATTGCGCAGCTTTGGATAAACAGCAGCGTTATGAAACGACTGTAGAGGGTTTGCCGCCCTGTGAGTTCCGGTCACCGGCAAGTCAATACCTGGCGCCGGTAGAGGTTGTAACTGCAGCGTTTGAGAATGCGCCCTTCGATGCCCCAAGACCATTGGGGTCAGAAGGTGCCCGTAGTGTGATCAAGCTCCGGCTCAGGTCGCCTTTGCCGTTCAGCGAGATAAATCTGCCATCGCTGAGGTTCTATCTGCATGGCCAGACTCACCTGAGCAACGAACTCTATGATCTTATCCACCGCTCAGGCATTGGCTTCGCGATTGCTCCCACTACTGATACCCGGCAACTGCGTTTCTTCAGCGTTCAACATATCAATGCACCGGGGTTTGAGGCCGACGATGCATTGGTTCCCTACAGCAAGCGGAGTTTTGATGGCTTTCGGCTGCTGACAGAGTTCTTTCAATTTCAGGAGAAGTTTCTGTTTGCTGAATTTACGGGGCTTGACGGCTTTTGGCCCGAGCATGAAGAAGTTGACCTGTATGTGTATCTGGGCGAGGCCTCCGGAGAACAGGAAAAGAGCTTCATTCCGGAGCATATGAGGCTTTGGTGTGTGCCTGCCGTTAACCTGTTTGACGAAATTCTGGAACCGGTAAGCAATGACGATTCCAATCATGAACATCGGTTGATTTCCCGGTTCCGTGGTGCTGACACATATGAGGTTGTCAGTGTGGAGTCTGCCAGTCTGGTGGAAAACGAAAACGTTCGCGAAATGGCACCTTTCTATGGCATGGGCCATCCTCGTTGGCAGTCTGGTCTGGACGTGTTCTGGCATCTGGAAAGACGCGAAGCGAGTTGGGCTGGCGGTCAGTATGAACCGGGATTTGAAACATGTCTGACTCTGGTCGATCGTCGTTTCAACCGCCGTGTACTTGAAGACTTGCCTCAAGGCGAGATCCTGATGGTCAATGCCTGGTGCTGCAACCGGAATATTCCAGAGCGCCTGCCTTTTGGTGGCGGAGAGCCTCGCTTTCGGGCAATTGGTGAGCCGCTAGTTGAGGAAGCAGTAGCTTTAGTGCCGCCAACACCGACTACCCGAGTGGACCTGTCAGACGGAGCCAGGTGGGAGTTTGTTCAGCAGTTGAACCTTGAACACTTCACCGGGAGTGACGCGCTGAGTCGCCTGAAAGCAGTGCTGCGCCTGCATGATGTCAGGCATACCCCGGAAACCGAAGCGCTGATAGAGGGGATAGAACAGGTAAAAACCCGTCGCATTGCTGCCCGCGTTGGCAAAGGCGTCCATAGCGGTATATGCCAGGGCACAGAGATTTGTATAACCTTTTCCCGATCAAACTATGCGGGCACCAGTATCTATCTGTTCTCGGCTATTCTTGACCGGTTTTTTGCCCAGTTTGCACAGATCAATACGTTTACCCGGGTTCGGATTCGATTGGAGGGGCACCACCGCGATTATTACCTTTGGCCTGCCCGGGCCGGCGAGAGAGAGCTGTTGTAA
- the tssE gene encoding type VI secretion system baseplate subunit TssE translates to MPTDRNVRLQMNLLDRLAADHSAKATVMTIRQSVRRDLEALLNTRRSWLVLPPELRELKQSVLGYGLPDFTVMDLGTEEARQWLCEEVRQTIVRFEPRLTRIEVIAEEGDTPLDRTMRLRIDAILLVDPVPEPVAFRSDLEPVNLSMTLQECA, encoded by the coding sequence ATGCCGACTGATCGTAATGTACGCCTTCAAATGAATCTGCTGGACCGGTTGGCGGCAGATCATAGCGCCAAAGCGACGGTGATGACCATTCGTCAGTCCGTCCGCCGGGATCTTGAAGCGCTCCTGAATACAAGGCGATCGTGGCTGGTGCTTCCGCCTGAGCTGCGGGAGCTCAAACAGTCGGTACTTGGCTACGGCTTGCCTGACTTTACGGTGATGGACCTGGGAACAGAAGAGGCCCGGCAATGGCTGTGCGAGGAGGTGCGGCAAACCATTGTGCGGTTCGAACCAAGGCTGACACGCATCGAAGTGATTGCTGAAGAGGGTGATACGCCCCTTGATCGCACCATGAGACTGAGGATTGATGCCATTCTGCTGGTTGACCCGGTGCCTGAGCCGGTGGCATTCCGTTCCGATCTTGAGCCAGTAAATCTCTCCATGACACTTCAGGAGTGTGCCTGA
- a CDS encoding type VI secretion system accessory protein TagJ: MDVIKQHLAGGNLAQAIEEVQQQVKAQPAAAELRASLIELLCVAGDLARADDMLGSLARHHPEWLAGAANLRQLIRAQQARLDFHQGKLAEDSVVCESPNLQSVLALRVALNEQDYAAAEAAATSLEQQRPASEFRLGDVSGDIRDCDDSLCDFLEALSAEGKFYLWRWSEIESIDFHPPTSPVELIWRRADVELVSGKQGEVFVPLVYSDSHTDAEWLGRVTEWHTHSGGLVTGRGLKQFLVGDEAVGLADVKRAERVAAVYAD; this comes from the coding sequence ATGGATGTCATCAAGCAGCATTTGGCGGGCGGAAATCTGGCTCAGGCTATCGAAGAAGTTCAGCAACAGGTAAAGGCGCAGCCTGCTGCGGCAGAGTTGCGGGCTTCTCTGATTGAGCTCTTGTGTGTGGCGGGTGACCTTGCGCGCGCGGATGACATGCTGGGCTCGCTTGCCCGTCACCACCCGGAGTGGTTGGCCGGTGCAGCGAACCTTCGCCAGCTCATCCGGGCACAACAGGCCCGGCTGGATTTCCACCAAGGCAAGCTGGCGGAGGACTCAGTAGTGTGTGAAAGCCCAAACCTCCAGTCAGTTCTGGCGCTGAGAGTTGCGTTGAATGAGCAGGATTATGCGGCAGCCGAGGCTGCAGCTACCAGTCTGGAGCAACAAAGACCAGCGTCTGAGTTCCGACTTGGTGACGTAAGTGGGGACATACGTGACTGTGACGATAGCTTGTGTGATTTTCTGGAGGCCTTGAGTGCTGAAGGTAAGTTCTATCTTTGGCGCTGGTCTGAGATTGAGTCCATCGATTTTCATCCACCGACCTCTCCGGTTGAACTGATATGGCGCCGGGCGGATGTTGAACTGGTGTCTGGTAAGCAGGGGGAGGTGTTTGTTCCTCTGGTGTATTCCGATAGTCACACCGATGCTGAATGGCTGGGGCGTGTGACCGAGTGGCACACCCACTCTGGCGGACTGGTAACCGGCAGGGGGCTCAAGCAGTTTCTTGTAGGTGACGAGGCTGTTGGGCTGGCGGATGTGAAACGGGCAGAGCGAGTAGCAGCAGTTTATGCCGACTGA